In one window of Methanoculleus chikugoensis DNA:
- a CDS encoding NOG1 family protein, whose translation MEFETIPTVPTADEVLDRSLRRAAAKKKLKTNIDTANEEFVRAVGSAIHDKLKSVVSSFPSFERLPPFYQEAADILVSLDRLKKSLGAVTWAADQARVIGSGYARSMRKAEETDRKRKQAVARMASIVHQVGDDLLYLNEARNILRKLPHVSEDEFTVVVAGFPNVGKSSFIRLVSTAEPEIAAYPFTTKGIIVGHREIGKRDRIQFIDTPGVLERPAEERNPIERQAVSAITNTADVVLFILDASEHCGYSLDDQNRLLEELKRLLDVPVVTAANKADIRGLEGYPAMSTLTGEGVEEVLDLLLAFRKEATKTSLREPPQPETRQ comes from the coding sequence GTGGAATTTGAAACCATCCCGACCGTTCCGACGGCGGACGAGGTGCTCGACCGCAGTCTCCGGAGAGCGGCAGCCAAAAAGAAACTGAAGACCAACATCGATACCGCGAACGAGGAGTTCGTGCGGGCGGTCGGGAGCGCCATCCACGACAAATTGAAGAGCGTGGTAAGCTCGTTCCCGAGTTTCGAGCGGCTCCCCCCCTTCTACCAGGAGGCAGCCGACATTCTGGTCTCGCTTGATAGGCTGAAGAAGTCCCTCGGCGCCGTCACCTGGGCGGCCGACCAGGCCAGGGTCATCGGCTCCGGCTACGCCCGCAGCATGCGCAAGGCCGAGGAGACCGACCGGAAACGGAAGCAGGCCGTCGCCCGCATGGCATCGATCGTTCACCAGGTGGGAGACGACCTCCTCTACCTTAACGAAGCGAGGAACATCCTGCGGAAACTCCCGCACGTCAGCGAAGACGAGTTCACCGTGGTGGTGGCGGGGTTCCCGAACGTTGGGAAGTCCTCGTTCATCAGGCTTGTCTCGACGGCGGAACCCGAGATCGCCGCCTACCCCTTCACCACCAAGGGGATCATCGTCGGCCACCGGGAGATCGGGAAGCGCGACCGGATCCAGTTCATCGATACGCCCGGCGTCCTCGAACGTCCGGCAGAGGAGAGGAACCCCATCGAGCGGCAGGCGGTCAGCGCCATCACCAACACGGCCGACGTCGTCCTCTTCATCCTGGATGCAAGCGAACACTGCGGCTACTCGCTCGACGACCAGAACAGGCTCCTCGAGGAATTAAAAAGACTCCTCGACGTGCCGGTGGTGACGGCCGCAAACAAGGCGGATATCCGGGGGCTCGAGGGTTACCCGGCGATGTCCACGCTCACGGGAGAGGGAGTGGAGGAAGTGCTCGATCTCCTGCTCGCATTCAGAAAGGAAGCCACAAAAACGAGCCTGCGAGAGCCGCCCCAACCAGAAACCCGGCAATAG
- a CDS encoding presenilin family intramembrane aspartyl protease PSH yields the protein MEIRDWLPLLGMALMLLFVQIIAIILVMPMQAAGLVAFEDPESVANPLIFIGMLLAFTLVLLFLLRTGGRRFIALFIGFALFMTFLYIFGALSLLLFGTTAAAAAGTLIGAVAATALLYLYPEWYVIDILGVLISAGVASIFGISLAVLPVLVLLVLLAVYDAISVYRTKHMITLAEGVLETKAPIMVVVPKRADYSFRKEGLNIGGGEERGAFVMGMGDLIMPSILVASSHVFVDAPAVLWILSAPTLGAMAGSLAGLAVLLYFVSKGNPQAGLPPLNGGAIAGFLVGAALAGSFLWLPF from the coding sequence ATGGAGATACGCGACTGGCTGCCTCTTCTCGGAATGGCTCTGATGCTTTTGTTCGTCCAGATCATCGCCATCATCCTCGTCATGCCCATGCAGGCGGCGGGGCTTGTTGCGTTTGAAGATCCCGAATCGGTGGCGAACCCCCTGATATTCATAGGGATGCTGCTCGCCTTTACGCTGGTCCTGCTCTTCCTGCTCCGGACGGGTGGGCGGCGGTTCATCGCCCTCTTTATCGGGTTCGCCCTCTTCATGACGTTCCTCTATATATTCGGCGCGCTTTCCCTCCTCCTGTTCGGGACGACCGCCGCCGCCGCGGCAGGGACGCTCATCGGCGCCGTAGCGGCGACGGCGCTCCTCTACCTCTACCCGGAGTGGTACGTCATCGATATCCTCGGCGTGCTGATCTCCGCCGGGGTTGCGTCCATCTTCGGGATATCGCTCGCCGTCCTGCCGGTGCTCGTGCTGCTCGTGCTGCTCGCGGTCTACGATGCCATATCGGTCTACCGGACAAAGCACATGATCACCCTCGCCGAAGGCGTCCTCGAGACGAAGGCGCCCATCATGGTCGTGGTCCCGAAGAGAGCGGACTACTCGTTCAGAAAAGAGGGGCTCAACATCGGCGGCGGGGAGGAGCGCGGCGCGTTCGTCATGGGCATGGGCGACCTCATCATGCCCTCCATTCTCGTGGCGTCGTCGCACGTCTTCGTGGACGCGCCTGCGGTACTCTGGATCCTCTCCGCCCCGACACTCGGCGCGATGGCGGGATCGCTTGCAGGGCTCGCGGTGCTCCTCTACTTCGTCAGCAAGGGTAACCCCCAGGCGGGGCTCCCGCCCCTGAACGGTGGGGCTATTGCCGGGTTTCTGGTTGGGGCGGCTCTCGCAGGCTCGTTTTTGTGGCTTCCTTTCTGA
- the fen gene encoding flap endonuclease-1: MGVAIRDILADSKEALTWDDLSGIAALDAHNALYQFLSIIRQPDGTPLMNGAGRVTSHLSGILFRTVNFLEKGIRPVFVFDGKPPEFKQETIDERRELRARADDAWKTALREGDMEEAYKQASASTRIDSHTIASSRELLDLLGIPWVQAPSEGEAQAAYMARQGKVTYAVSQDYDSLLFGSPVLVRNLTVSGRRKMRGRTIAVNPERIVLSSLLDRLGVTREQLVEIGILVGTDFNPGIRGVGGKTALKIVQKGGFEEAIAEKQPEFDPAPVRDFFLDPPVTDDYTLEWRPPDVDGVIEMLSGRYDFSEERVSAALAKVSVKATQKTLDAWF, encoded by the coding sequence ATGGGCGTTGCTATCCGAGATATCCTGGCAGACAGTAAGGAGGCGTTGACGTGGGACGATCTATCGGGCATCGCCGCATTGGACGCCCATAACGCGCTCTATCAGTTCCTCTCCATCATCCGGCAGCCGGACGGCACTCCGCTGATGAACGGTGCGGGCCGGGTCACCTCGCACCTCTCCGGCATCCTCTTCCGGACGGTGAACTTCCTCGAAAAGGGGATCCGCCCGGTCTTTGTCTTCGACGGGAAGCCCCCGGAGTTCAAGCAGGAGACGATCGACGAGCGGCGCGAACTCCGCGCCAGGGCCGACGATGCCTGGAAGACGGCACTCAGGGAGGGCGACATGGAGGAGGCCTACAAGCAGGCGAGCGCTTCCACCCGCATCGACAGCCACACCATCGCGTCGTCCCGCGAACTCCTCGACCTGCTCGGCATCCCCTGGGTGCAGGCGCCAAGCGAGGGCGAAGCGCAGGCGGCGTATATGGCGCGGCAGGGGAAGGTCACCTACGCGGTCTCCCAGGACTACGACTCGCTCCTCTTCGGCTCCCCGGTGCTGGTGCGAAACCTCACCGTCAGCGGCCGACGAAAGATGCGGGGGCGGACGATCGCCGTGAACCCCGAGCGGATCGTCCTCTCCTCCCTCCTCGACCGCCTCGGCGTCACGAGAGAGCAACTGGTCGAGATCGGTATCCTGGTGGGCACCGACTTCAACCCCGGAATCCGGGGCGTCGGCGGAAAGACCGCCCTGAAGATCGTTCAAAAAGGCGGGTTCGAGGAGGCGATCGCCGAGAAGCAGCCCGAGTTCGATCCCGCTCCCGTCCGGGACTTCTTCCTCGACCCGCCGGTCACCGACGACTATACCCTCGAATGGAGGCCGCCGGACGTCGACGGGGTTATCGAGATGCTCTCCGGCCGCTACGACTTCTCCGAGGAACGGGTCAGCGCCGCTCTCGCCAAGGTCTCGGTGAAGGCGACGCAGAAGACGCTCGATGCCTGGTTCTGA
- a CDS encoding DUF2193 domain-containing protein gives MKELYEKMINEAMAAQRADVDTVKAKRGQKFVIEDTKPYVDVAKKMTAIGDQSQAVIDLHKNSVVSHYEILKGLTTTVRPEDDPFVEHYQTPVVLEVLKDQDEAFAKSVDIFVQAIADEEALIGLEAVRHYGGFYGPTCVVDFALIPGSTSNVVNRVLLKTDIPDDHKRAILAAKSWGMNTSYGFGEHFSHALEAGATTAEATKKEIATMQKLYLEPVNAQAELMDDAGMTSFDQRKYMSEYRRRMEATIKAAMDDGVHYGNILTIPAYSVGDVAHHIAQTTFNMCKDDVVMATIEAVTDVMESSLRNSLDSYKSYWDVLSVATGSSAAATEYLLQLDGFNAPMIVDLLTKRFHNYVQLYPSRGAAAELHNCDFMDMIYRGWKILDKAERMRNGSGEELVPMVGKYPVDLSPISKNEVLMNPQRYVYAACAITVRFAALMSLADYPCLLTSEPVTATMMTNIIALEKETAAAPVRACKNCASACLIDMRHQYCQWKEAV, from the coding sequence ATGAAAGAACTCTACGAGAAGATGATAAACGAGGCCATGGCCGCCCAGCGGGCGGACGTGGACACGGTAAAGGCGAAACGCGGCCAGAAGTTCGTCATCGAGGACACGAAACCCTACGTCGACGTGGCGAAGAAGATGACGGCGATCGGGGACCAGAGCCAGGCGGTCATCGACCTCCATAAAAACTCGGTGGTCTCGCATTACGAGATCCTGAAAGGCCTTACAACGACCGTCCGCCCAGAAGACGACCCGTTCGTCGAGCACTACCAGACACCCGTGGTGCTCGAAGTCCTGAAGGATCAGGACGAGGCGTTTGCAAAGAGCGTCGATATCTTCGTCCAGGCGATCGCGGATGAGGAGGCCCTGATCGGCCTTGAGGCGGTGCGGCACTACGGCGGGTTCTACGGTCCTACCTGCGTCGTCGACTTTGCATTGATCCCCGGGAGCACGAGCAATGTGGTGAACCGGGTGCTTCTGAAGACCGATATCCCGGACGATCACAAGCGGGCGATCCTCGCCGCCAAATCATGGGGCATGAACACCTCCTACGGCTTTGGAGAACACTTCTCCCACGCCCTCGAGGCAGGAGCCACCACCGCCGAGGCAACGAAGAAAGAGATCGCGACCATGCAGAAACTCTACCTCGAGCCGGTCAACGCCCAGGCGGAGCTGATGGACGATGCCGGGATGACCTCCTTTGACCAGCGGAAGTACATGAGCGAGTACCGGCGGCGGATGGAGGCGACCATCAAGGCGGCGATGGATGACGGTGTCCACTACGGCAACATCCTGACCATCCCCGCCTATAGCGTCGGCGACGTCGCGCACCACATCGCGCAGACGACCTTCAACATGTGCAAGGACGACGTCGTCATGGCGACGATCGAGGCGGTCACCGACGTGATGGAGTCCTCGCTCCGGAACTCGCTCGACTCCTACAAGAGTTACTGGGACGTCCTCTCGGTCGCGACCGGGTCGTCTGCCGCCGCAACCGAGTATCTCCTCCAGCTCGACGGGTTCAACGCACCCATGATCGTCGACCTGCTCACGAAGCGGTTCCACAACTACGTCCAGCTCTACCCGTCCCGGGGCGCGGCGGCGGAACTCCATAACTGCGACTTCATGGACATGATCTACCGCGGGTGGAAGATCCTCGACAAGGCAGAGCGGATGCGGAACGGCTCCGGTGAGGAACTGGTCCCCATGGTCGGCAAGTACCCCGTCGACCTCTCGCCCATCAGCAAGAACGAGGTGCTGATGAACCCGCAACGGTACGTCTACGCGGCCTGTGCCATAACCGTCCGGTTCGCCGCCCTGATGAGCCTTGCCGACTACCCGTGCCTCCTGACGAGCGAGCCGGTGACCGCGACGATGATGACGAACATCATCGCTCTCGAGAAGGAGACGGCGGCCGCCCCGGTGCGGGCCTGCAAGAACTGTGCCTCGGCGTGCCTGATCGACATGCGGCACCAGTACTGCCAGTGGAAAGAGGCGGTATAG
- a CDS encoding DUF2180 family protein: MKCYYCALEGKDSEAVAICIVCGMGLCMEHAIRKDVDVWEGGYPLPSKRVKTPLPRILCPACYNALYAE, from the coding sequence ATGAAGTGCTACTACTGCGCCCTTGAGGGAAAGGATAGCGAGGCGGTGGCAATCTGCATTGTCTGCGGGATGGGGCTCTGCATGGAGCATGCCATCCGGAAGGATGTCGACGTCTGGGAGGGCGGCTACCCGCTCCCCAGCAAACGGGTGAAGACACCGCTGCCGCGGATCCTCTGCCCCGCATGCTACAATGCCCTGTATGCGGAGTAA
- a CDS encoding MIP/aquaporin family protein → MTTSLGKRCVAEAVGTFILVFFGAGAAVVTLMLAAGTTPATPFNIGIGALGGLGDWLAIGLAFGIAIAGSIYAFGKISGCHINPAVTIALFATRRLPGRDVVPYIAAQLVGAAAASLLFAWAVGPDAVTIGGLGATTPFPGIGYLQAIVIEAVGTFLLMLVIMGVAVDERATPGFAGLLVGLAVAGIITTIGNLTGASLNPARTFGPYLGDWLLAGQSLWEFFPIYIIGPIVGALLAAFLYDYLCGE, encoded by the coding sequence ATGACCACATCTCTTGGAAAACGATGCGTCGCCGAAGCCGTCGGGACATTTATCCTCGTCTTCTTCGGTGCCGGCGCCGCGGTCGTCACGCTGATGCTCGCCGCGGGAACGACCCCGGCGACCCCGTTCAACATAGGGATCGGGGCGCTCGGGGGGCTCGGCGACTGGCTCGCCATAGGACTCGCCTTCGGTATCGCCATCGCCGGGTCGATCTACGCGTTCGGGAAGATATCGGGCTGCCACATCAACCCAGCGGTGACGATAGCCCTCTTCGCGACCCGCCGGCTCCCCGGCCGGGACGTCGTCCCGTACATCGCCGCACAACTCGTCGGCGCGGCCGCCGCGAGCCTGCTCTTTGCCTGGGCGGTCGGCCCGGACGCCGTCACGATCGGGGGACTCGGGGCAACAACGCCCTTCCCCGGCATCGGCTACCTGCAGGCGATCGTGATCGAGGCGGTCGGGACGTTTCTTTTGATGCTCGTCATCATGGGCGTCGCCGTCGACGAACGGGCCACGCCAGGCTTTGCCGGGCTTCTGGTGGGTCTCGCGGTCGCGGGGATCATCACGACGATCGGGAACCTGACCGGCGCATCACTGAACCCCGCCCGTACGTTCGGGCCCTACCTCGGGGACTGGCTGCTTGCCGGCCAGAGCCTCTGGGAGTTCTTCCCGATCTACATCATCGGGCCCATCGTCGGTGCGCTGCTCGCCGCGTTCCTCTACGACTATCTCTGCGGCGAATGA
- a CDS encoding thiamine pyrophosphate-binding protein codes for MTKTTSEEGAMTVADVLVAELAAWGITLYFGIPGSSSLPLVDAVRRNPDARYIVVRHEQTAALAASAYNKFTGKVAVCLTIAGPGATNLATGLYDAKEDRASVLSLNGQVQAQYAGPGGVQEIDQDAFFRPIAVFNNTVADPSTAVKLLTRALRYAIVGRGVAQLSLPNDIQRESLEPAYCERETCLASVTAAPTDEAVRAAAEAIDGAARPVILAGFGAMRAAGAVLELAETIRAPVVTTFRAKGILPDENEWVAGVHGPLGTPHARTLIAQSDLVIACGASFSDFTGIPNEKRAVHIDIDPLQLGKHPLAAGVFGDCAVAVPMIRERVRPREDTGARAWLAEQKREWFRHLDREADPKAVPIRPPYIMKVLSETLPEDAVISLDVGENQWWFGRNFRMKRQRFAMSGYLGTMGFGLPGAIAAKLAYPDATVVCITGDGGFSMVMADFVTAVRYDLPVVVAVLNNHQLAMIREEQREANYPPYGVELTNPDFAAYAEACGGAGIRVARPQDLADAVLRAVRMNKPVVIDIETDPVRFG; via the coding sequence ATGACGAAGACTACCTCTGAAGAGGGCGCCATGACCGTGGCCGACGTGCTGGTCGCGGAGCTCGCGGCCTGGGGGATCACCCTCTACTTCGGTATCCCCGGTTCATCGTCGCTCCCGCTCGTGGACGCGGTCAGGAGGAACCCGGACGCACGGTATATCGTCGTCCGGCACGAGCAGACCGCGGCCCTCGCCGCCTCGGCCTACAACAAGTTCACGGGGAAGGTCGCCGTTTGCCTGACCATCGCCGGGCCGGGGGCGACGAACCTCGCCACCGGCCTCTACGATGCGAAGGAGGATCGGGCGAGCGTGCTCTCCCTGAACGGGCAGGTGCAGGCGCAGTACGCCGGCCCCGGCGGCGTCCAGGAGATCGACCAGGATGCGTTCTTCCGTCCGATTGCGGTCTTCAACAACACCGTCGCCGACCCGTCGACGGCGGTCAAACTCCTGACCCGGGCGCTCCGGTACGCGATCGTCGGCCGCGGCGTCGCCCAGCTCTCTCTCCCGAACGATATCCAGAGAGAGTCGCTCGAACCCGCCTACTGCGAACGCGAGACCTGTCTTGCATCGGTCACGGCGGCCCCGACCGACGAGGCCGTCCGTGCGGCGGCGGAGGCGATCGACGGCGCCGCCCGGCCGGTCATCCTCGCGGGGTTCGGCGCCATGCGTGCGGCGGGAGCAGTCCTCGAGCTTGCAGAGACGATCCGGGCGCCTGTCGTCACCACCTTCAGGGCGAAGGGCATCCTCCCCGACGAGAACGAGTGGGTCGCCGGGGTGCACGGCCCGCTCGGGACGCCGCACGCCCGCACGCTTATTGCACAGTCCGACCTCGTGATCGCCTGCGGGGCGAGTTTCTCCGACTTCACCGGGATCCCCAATGAGAAGCGGGCCGTCCATATCGATATCGATCCGCTCCAGCTCGGCAAGCATCCGCTCGCGGCAGGGGTCTTCGGCGACTGCGCGGTTGCCGTACCGATGATCCGGGAGCGGGTCCGGCCGCGGGAGGATACGGGGGCCCGGGCGTGGCTCGCGGAGCAAAAACGGGAGTGGTTTCGCCACCTCGACCGGGAGGCCGACCCGAAGGCTGTCCCGATCCGCCCGCCCTACATCATGAAAGTTCTCTCCGAGACCCTTCCGGAGGACGCGGTCATCTCCCTCGACGTCGGGGAGAACCAGTGGTGGTTCGGGAGGAACTTCCGGATGAAGCGGCAGCGGTTCGCGATGTCGGGCTACCTCGGGACGATGGGGTTCGGGCTCCCCGGGGCGATTGCGGCGAAACTGGCCTACCCCGATGCGACCGTCGTCTGCATCACCGGGGACGGAGGGTTCTCCATGGTCATGGCCGACTTCGTCACGGCGGTCAGGTACGACCTTCCCGTCGTCGTGGCTGTCCTGAACAACCACCAGCTTGCGATGATCCGGGAGGAGCAGCGTGAGGCGAATTATCCGCCCTACGGCGTCGAACTCACGAATCCCGACTTCGCGGCGTATGCGGAGGCCTGCGGCGGCGCCGGGATACGGGTGGCCCGGCCGCAGGATCTCGCAGACGCCGTCCTCCGGGCGGTGCGGATGAACAAGCCCGTCGTCATCGATATCGAGACCGATCCGGTGCGGTTCGGGTAG